A window from Exiguobacterium marinum DSM 16307 encodes these proteins:
- a CDS encoding potassium/proton antiporter translates to MPVPVISTDVLILLFGLLLVAGVMATRISTRFGLPALILFMGIGMIMGSDITGLIFFDDSNLAQLIGVAALIVILFEGGLQTKWTSMRNVLVPAASLATFGVLITTTVVAVAVRFVFGFDWIESFLFGAIIGSTDAAAVFAAFKGKNISPKVGATLEAESGTNDPMAMFLTILALDFMLKPETTIWDGIWMFVLQIVVGAFIGFLLGQLSRLMLNHLKLESSGLHAVLMISMAFLTYGVTAYLLGSGLLAVYIAAMIVGNADTAHEVTIVQFSEALAWIMQIIMFVILGLLVFPRQLIEPDLIWKGILISFVLMFVARPIAVYLSTLGMAFTKKEKFFISWAGLKGAVPIVLATFPLIAGIDDSQLLFNAVFFVVVTSALIQGTTLTPLAEKLGLLGPDKIRSPYTIALVSSKQSQHKLVPYVVTESSSMIGKTLADITLPPNTVVNAIVRNEYLIPPNGQTAIEEGDLLYVLASMYRHDQLDQKFGEDGLDRVEL, encoded by the coding sequence TTGCCCGTACCTGTTATAAGTACTGATGTACTCATTCTACTTTTCGGTCTACTCCTTGTAGCCGGTGTCATGGCGACGCGAATCTCGACTCGATTCGGCTTACCGGCCTTGATCTTGTTTATGGGGATCGGCATGATCATGGGAAGTGACATTACCGGTCTCATCTTCTTCGATGATTCAAATTTGGCACAGTTAATCGGAGTCGCCGCATTAATTGTCATTTTGTTTGAAGGGGGTCTCCAGACGAAATGGACGTCGATGCGGAACGTTCTCGTTCCAGCCGCCTCACTTGCCACGTTTGGTGTCTTGATTACGACGACTGTCGTCGCCGTGGCCGTTCGTTTCGTATTTGGTTTCGATTGGATTGAATCTTTCCTATTCGGCGCGATTATTGGTTCGACCGATGCAGCGGCCGTCTTCGCCGCATTCAAAGGAAAGAATATCTCACCGAAAGTCGGTGCGACACTCGAAGCCGAGTCCGGCACGAACGACCCGATGGCGATGTTTTTAACGATTCTCGCCCTCGACTTTATGTTGAAGCCCGAGACGACCATATGGGATGGCATTTGGATGTTCGTCCTTCAAATCGTTGTCGGAGCATTCATCGGCTTTTTACTCGGACAATTGTCTCGTCTCATGTTGAATCATTTGAAACTAGAATCGAGCGGACTACATGCAGTTCTGATGATTTCGATGGCATTCCTCACATACGGTGTCACGGCTTACTTGTTGGGGAGCGGACTACTCGCGGTCTATATCGCTGCGATGATTGTTGGCAACGCGGATACGGCGCACGAAGTGACCATCGTCCAGTTCTCAGAGGCACTCGCATGGATCATGCAGATCATCATGTTCGTCATCCTCGGATTGCTCGTCTTCCCTCGTCAACTCATCGAGCCCGACTTAATTTGGAAAGGTATACTTATTTCCTTTGTCCTTATGTTCGTTGCTCGCCCCATCGCCGTTTATTTATCGACACTCGGGATGGCGTTCACAAAAAAAGAGAAGTTCTTCATTTCTTGGGCCGGTCTAAAAGGAGCCGTACCAATCGTGCTCGCAACTTTCCCGTTAATCGCAGGAATTGATGACAGTCAACTTCTATTCAATGCCGTCTTCTTCGTTGTCGTGACCAGTGCCTTGATTCAAGGAACGACGTTGACTCCACTTGCCGAGAAGTTAGGGCTACTCGGTCCGGATAAAATCCGTTCCCCCTATACAATCGCCCTCGTTTCCAGCAAACAGTCCCAACATAAACTCGTTCCTTATGTCGTCACGGAGAGCTCCTCGATGATCGGCAAGACGCTAGCGGACATCACGCTCCCGCCGAACACCGTCGTAAACGCCATCGTCCGAAACGAATATTTGATTCCGCCGAACGGACAGACAGCTATCGAAGAAGGCGATCTCTTATACGTTCTCGCCTCGATGTACCGTCATGACCAACTCGACCAAAAGTTTGGGGAAGACGGTCTCGATCGAGTGGAATTATGA
- a CDS encoding rhodanese-like domain-containing protein → MQNIHATELREKLENGESLHIIDVREQDEYDAGHIPNVPLYPLSEFPQVTEKLAQDNVYHVICRSGGRSVTACDHLESNGYKVVNVEGGMLAWDGDIEA, encoded by the coding sequence ATGCAAAATATTCATGCAACTGAATTACGAGAAAAGCTAGAAAACGGGGAGTCGCTCCATATCATCGATGTGCGCGAACAAGACGAATATGACGCAGGGCATATCCCGAACGTACCGCTCTACCCATTGTCTGAATTCCCGCAAGTGACAGAAAAGTTAGCACAGGACAACGTCTACCACGTCATTTGTCGCTCGGGCGGCCGCAGTGTGACGGCATGTGACCACTTAGAGTCAAACGGATATAAAGTCGTAAACGTTGAGGGCGGTATGCTCGCTTGGGATGGCGACATCGAGGCGTGA
- a CDS encoding TerC family protein yields the protein MDWQLVLQYAWIVVVLVGLEGLLSADNALVLAVMVKHLPRTEQKKALFYGLLGAFVFRFIALFLISFLINVWQVQALGALYLIGMSARHLYMTYKARKMEPQQDLAAEAKEETAVTERPVSKKEFWLTVAKVEFADIAFAVDSILAAVALAVSLPPLGLGEIGGIDSGQFFVVLTGGLIGVVLMRFAARIFVKLLHQRPTLETAAFIIVGWVGVKLTVLVLEHPGFKELIAGTPFEFMGLPDGFVHSAAWTIFFWSVMVGIALWGWFSSKPTAVKH from the coding sequence ATGGATTGGCAGTTAGTCCTGCAGTATGCCTGGATTGTCGTCGTTCTCGTCGGTTTAGAAGGCTTGTTATCTGCAGACAACGCGCTCGTCTTGGCTGTCATGGTCAAGCATTTGCCACGTACAGAGCAGAAGAAGGCATTGTTCTACGGACTCCTTGGGGCGTTCGTCTTCCGCTTTATCGCATTGTTCTTAATCTCGTTCTTAATTAACGTATGGCAAGTTCAAGCGCTCGGTGCGCTTTACTTGATTGGAATGAGTGCGCGTCATCTGTATATGACGTATAAGGCGAGAAAAATGGAGCCACAGCAAGATTTGGCAGCAGAAGCGAAAGAAGAGACGGCCGTCACAGAACGACCTGTTTCGAAGAAAGAGTTTTGGCTCACTGTCGCGAAAGTTGAGTTTGCGGATATCGCCTTTGCGGTCGACTCAATCTTGGCAGCGGTTGCGCTCGCGGTCAGCTTGCCACCGCTCGGTCTCGGGGAGATCGGTGGGATTGACTCAGGTCAGTTCTTTGTCGTCTTGACGGGTGGACTCATCGGGGTCGTCTTGATGCGATTCGCGGCTCGGATTTTTGTCAAGTTGCTTCATCAACGTCCTACACTTGAAACAGCCGCTTTTATCATCGTCGGTTGGGTCGGGGTCAAGTTGACGGTCCTCGTACTTGAACATCCAGGTTTCAAAGAATTGATTGCCGGGACACCATTCGAATTCATGGGGCTCCCGGATGGATTCGTCCACTCGGCAGCTTGGACGATTTTCTTCTGGTCAGTCATGGTCGGGATTGCGTTATGGGGCTGGTTCTCATCGAAGCCGACAGCGGTCAAACACTGA
- the pta gene encoding phosphate acetyltransferase — MKLFETLKQKVSPVRPTIVFPEGVDERVLGAAVRLKTDGMVEPIVVGAKADVEAVAAKHGFDISGLTQYDPATYEDIDVLVESFVERRKGKATAEQARELLTSDVNYFGTMLVHTGKAEGLVSGAMHATADTVRPALQIIKMQTGIKKTSGVFIMVRDDEQYVFSDCAINIAPDAADLAENAFLSAATAKTFGIDPQVALLSFSTKGSAKSPETEKVVEATRLAKEKSPNLPIDGELQFDAAFVPSVAAKKAPGSDVAGKANVFVFPSLEAGNIGYKMVQRFGGFEAIGPILQGLNKPVNDLSRGCNEEDVYKLTLITAAQAIDERNEA, encoded by the coding sequence ATGAAATTATTTGAAACGTTGAAGCAAAAAGTCAGCCCGGTTCGTCCCACGATCGTCTTTCCAGAAGGCGTCGATGAGCGTGTTCTTGGAGCTGCGGTTCGATTGAAAACGGACGGTATGGTAGAACCAATCGTCGTTGGTGCGAAAGCAGACGTCGAAGCGGTTGCGGCAAAACATGGTTTCGACATCTCAGGTTTAACACAATACGACCCAGCGACGTACGAAGACATCGATGTTCTCGTCGAATCATTCGTCGAGCGTCGCAAAGGGAAAGCGACGGCTGAACAAGCGCGCGAACTCCTCACATCGGACGTGAACTACTTCGGAACGATGCTCGTTCATACAGGAAAAGCAGAAGGTCTTGTCTCAGGCGCGATGCACGCGACGGCTGATACGGTACGTCCGGCACTTCAAATCATCAAAATGCAAACAGGCATCAAAAAGACGTCAGGTGTGTTCATCATGGTGCGTGACGACGAGCAATACGTCTTCTCGGACTGTGCGATCAACATCGCACCAGACGCAGCGGACTTAGCAGAAAATGCATTCTTATCAGCAGCGACAGCGAAGACGTTCGGGATCGACCCACAAGTCGCCCTTCTTAGCTTCTCGACAAAAGGTTCTGCGAAGTCACCTGAAACAGAGAAAGTTGTGGAAGCGACACGCCTTGCGAAAGAAAAATCACCGAACCTTCCAATCGATGGAGAACTTCAATTCGATGCAGCATTCGTCCCTAGCGTAGCGGCGAAGAAAGCACCAGGTTCTGATGTGGCGGGTAAAGCGAACGTATTCGTCTTCCCAAGTCTTGAAGCAGGAAACATTGGCTACAAGATGGTTCAACGTTTCGGTGGATTCGAAGCGATCGGTCCAATCCTTCAAGGTCTCAATAAACCAGTAAATGACTTATCACGTGGCTGTAACGAAGAGGATGTCTACAAATTGACACTCATCACAGCAGCACAAGCAATCGACGAGCGCAACGAAGCGTAA
- a CDS encoding phosphoribosylanthranilate isomerase, producing MFVKICGLKTEEAVQAAVEAGADAIGFVFAPSSRQIDVSRAKELAAYIPESVRIVGVFLNPSMEDIEQAMDVGLTDLQIHHRTQSMEQLRTFGLPIIDASTEEAADVRLMDHPTPGSGQVLDWGASDRPKHPFWLAGGLSPDNVRQAIQTIQPDGVDISSGVETDGVKDIKKIRAFIQRAKEEL from the coding sequence ATGTTCGTTAAAATCTGTGGATTAAAGACAGAGGAAGCGGTCCAGGCGGCGGTCGAAGCGGGAGCAGATGCCATCGGGTTCGTATTCGCACCGAGTTCCCGCCAAATCGACGTGAGCAGAGCGAAGGAGCTAGCAGCTTATATTCCCGAATCGGTTCGAATCGTTGGTGTGTTTTTAAATCCTTCAATGGAAGACATCGAGCAAGCGATGGACGTGGGACTGACGGATTTACAAATTCACCATCGGACGCAGTCAATGGAACAACTCCGCACTTTCGGATTACCAATTATCGATGCATCGACCGAGGAGGCGGCGGATGTGCGATTGATGGATCATCCGACTCCGGGAAGTGGACAGGTATTAGACTGGGGCGCGAGCGACCGGCCGAAACATCCATTTTGGCTAGCAGGCGGTCTATCTCCTGACAATGTGAGACAAGCGATTCAAACGATCCAACCAGACGGCGTCGATATCTCGAGCGGTGTCGAGACGGACGGTGTAAAAGATATCAAAAAAATTCGTGCGTTCATTCAACGCGCCAAGGAGGAACTATGA
- the folE2 gene encoding GTP cyclohydrolase FolE2, translating into MSTSHVALPTKAERHKLFGSVPPIKGTKPTEKEQMVDLQNTPKNFLFALDSVGISNVKHPVNVETSEGVQSTVATFELTTSLVQDRKGINMSRLTEQLDAYHQQGWTVSNRSLIEFAQELAERMEQTEGQLTIRYPWFFTRKAPATGLSGLMNADVMHRVTYNLETGVANVTVGLVINVTTLCPCSKEISEYSAHNQRGYITIEAGLDETSMDGFDWRVALLDAAESNASAPLHPVLKRPDEKRATEIAYENPRFVEDMVRLIAADLYEMKQVVNFFVECRNEESIHQHDAIASITFDKRNDA; encoded by the coding sequence ATGTCTACAAGCCATGTCGCTTTACCTACTAAAGCAGAACGACATAAATTGTTCGGGTCGGTCCCACCGATTAAAGGAACAAAACCGACCGAGAAAGAACAGATGGTCGATTTACAAAATACACCGAAAAACTTCTTATTCGCTCTTGATAGTGTTGGAATTTCAAACGTGAAGCACCCTGTGAACGTCGAGACGTCAGAAGGGGTCCAGTCAACAGTTGCTACCTTCGAATTGACGACATCGCTCGTTCAAGATCGTAAAGGAATCAACATGTCCCGTTTGACGGAACAGCTCGATGCGTATCATCAACAAGGATGGACGGTATCGAACCGTTCGTTAATCGAGTTTGCACAAGAGCTCGCGGAGCGTATGGAGCAAACGGAAGGACAATTGACAATTCGTTACCCGTGGTTCTTCACGCGTAAAGCACCCGCAACAGGCCTCAGTGGTTTGATGAACGCAGATGTGATGCACCGCGTGACATATAACCTCGAAACGGGCGTCGCAAATGTGACAGTCGGTCTCGTCATCAATGTCACGACGCTTTGCCCATGTTCAAAAGAAATCAGTGAGTACAGCGCCCATAACCAACGTGGGTACATCACGATCGAAGCAGGTCTTGATGAGACGTCGATGGATGGGTTCGACTGGCGTGTGGCACTTCTCGATGCGGCGGAATCGAACGCCTCAGCACCACTCCATCCGGTCCTCAAACGTCCGGATGAAAAACGTGCGACAGAAATCGCATACGAAAACCCACGTTTCGTCGAGGACATGGTCCGCTTGATTGCGGCTGATTTGTACGAGATGAAACAAGTTGTGAACTTCTTCGTCGAATGCCGTAACGAAGAGTCGATTCACCAACACGATGCCATCGCATCGATCACATTTGATAAGCGCAACGACGCATAA
- a CDS encoding ATP-grasp domain-containing protein has protein sequence MSKIHVIHENEEWTNHLVHRLEELQYPYELWHLDQGTIDLEATPPEGVFYNRMSASSHTRGHRYAPELTEGVLAWLEANDRTVFNGTRAIRLEVSKVNQYTALRREGIRVPKTIAAVGKKQIIEAAEKLGMTPFITKHNRAGKGLGVQLFHTIEGLKEYVYGPSFEDSVDGITLIQQYIEAPEPYITRCEFIGGKFLYAVRVDTSEGFELCPADACSIEDQFCPVGETPPAKFEIVEGFDDPIIPQLEQFLKVNAIDIAGIEIIRDEDGNVYAYDVNTNTNYNSEAEAKAGRYGMLELATFLGDALHVTTTK, from the coding sequence ATGTCTAAAATTCACGTCATTCATGAGAACGAAGAATGGACGAATCACCTGGTTCACCGCTTAGAAGAACTACAGTACCCTTATGAACTATGGCACTTGGACCAAGGGACGATTGATCTCGAAGCAACGCCCCCGGAAGGTGTCTTTTATAATCGTATGAGCGCCTCTTCGCACACACGTGGGCATCGGTACGCCCCTGAATTGACGGAAGGCGTCCTCGCTTGGTTAGAGGCGAACGACCGGACCGTGTTCAACGGCACACGTGCCATCCGTCTTGAAGTGAGCAAGGTCAATCAATATACGGCGCTTCGACGCGAAGGAATCCGTGTACCGAAGACGATTGCGGCAGTTGGTAAGAAGCAAATCATCGAGGCGGCTGAGAAGCTGGGCATGACACCGTTCATCACGAAACATAATCGTGCCGGGAAAGGACTTGGGGTCCAATTGTTCCATACGATCGAAGGACTCAAAGAATATGTATATGGTCCCTCGTTCGAGGACTCGGTTGACGGCATCACGCTCATTCAACAGTATATCGAAGCACCAGAACCGTATATTACCCGCTGTGAATTCATCGGCGGGAAGTTCCTATATGCGGTCCGTGTCGATACGTCGGAAGGCTTCGAGCTCTGCCCGGCAGACGCTTGCTCGATTGAAGACCAGTTCTGTCCGGTCGGGGAGACGCCGCCGGCGAAGTTCGAAATCGTCGAAGGATTCGATGACCCGATCATTCCGCAACTTGAGCAGTTCCTTAAAGTGAATGCGATTGACATCGCCGGGATCGAAATCATCCGAGATGAAGACGGCAACGTCTACGCCTACGACGTCAATACGAATACGAACTATAATTCCGAAGCCGAAGCGAAAGCAGGGCGCTACGGCATGCTTGAATTGGCTACTTTCTTAGGCGACGCACTTCACGTCACCACGACAAAATAA
- the trpC gene encoding indole-3-glycerol phosphate synthase TrpC — protein MSYLKKIIGTKIEEVSGMQPIDVTVTKPISLLHVMSEGFHIISEIKRSSPSKGMIRETVDVAERARQYEQAGATMISVLTDTTYFNGSFDDLRQVADVVTIPVLCKDFIIDERQLDYAKHYGASVALLIVAVLHPTRLHELTRYARSIGLDVLVEVHDEAELHIALELDDVLIGINNRDLKTFAVALETSIDLMNRYPDVTFVSESGVSTVEAAARLKEAGASAILVGEALMREEDPTRLLEELKTCSLKSVD, from the coding sequence GAGTGGCATGCAACCCATCGATGTCACCGTGACGAAGCCGATCTCTCTATTACATGTAATGAGCGAGGGATTCCATATCATTTCTGAAATTAAACGGTCGTCTCCTTCGAAAGGAATGATTCGGGAAACGGTCGATGTCGCCGAACGGGCCCGTCAATATGAACAAGCCGGTGCGACGATGATTTCGGTATTGACAGACACGACGTATTTCAATGGGTCCTTTGACGATTTGCGACAAGTCGCCGATGTTGTCACCATCCCGGTGCTCTGTAAGGACTTTATCATCGATGAACGGCAACTCGACTATGCGAAGCATTACGGGGCGAGTGTTGCACTTCTTATCGTGGCGGTCTTACATCCGACACGTCTCCATGAACTGACGCGATACGCTCGCTCCATCGGTCTCGACGTATTGGTTGAAGTACATGACGAAGCGGAGTTACACATCGCACTCGAACTCGATGACGTGTTGATCGGCATCAATAACAGAGACTTAAAAACGTTCGCGGTCGCTCTTGAGACATCAATCGACTTGATGAATCGCTATCCCGACGTCACATTCGTCAGTGAGAGCGGGGTCAGCACCGTCGAAGCGGCAGCGCGTCTGAAAGAAGCCGGCGCAAGTGCCATCCTCGTCGGAGAAGCACTCATGCGTGAAGAAGACCCGACCCGGCTACTCGAGGAGTTGAAAACATGTTCGTTAAAATCTGTGGATTAA
- the hemQ gene encoding hydrogen peroxide-dependent heme synthase produces MSERPVPTTDTQHAAATLDGWYSLHDFRKIDWARLKLVDAEKRQHMIDEFTTFLASLEEIEAKGEGSHAFYSILGQKADLVLMVLRPTFNELEDVERAFRKTALYDYMIPSYSYVSVIELGMYRGSGDGDPYQNPHIRSRLYPTLPKAAHICFYPMSKARRDGDNWYMLAMDERKDLMYRHSMIGRSYAGKIQQFIGGSTGFDAWEWGVTLFAEDSLQFKKIVYEMRFDEVSAKYGEFGDFYVGNILPKENLRTFFSV; encoded by the coding sequence ATGTCAGAACGTCCAGTACCTACAACAGATACACAACATGCCGCCGCCACATTAGACGGATGGTATTCACTCCATGATTTCCGCAAGATCGATTGGGCTCGTTTGAAGCTCGTCGATGCCGAAAAGCGTCAACACATGATTGACGAGTTCACAACATTCCTCGCTTCTCTCGAAGAAATCGAAGCAAAAGGTGAAGGAAGTCACGCCTTCTACTCGATTCTCGGTCAAAAGGCAGACCTCGTCTTGATGGTGCTTCGCCCGACATTCAACGAACTTGAAGATGTTGAGCGTGCGTTCCGCAAAACAGCATTATACGACTATATGATTCCCTCATATTCATACGTGTCTGTCATCGAGCTCGGTATGTATCGTGGATCTGGAGATGGGGACCCGTACCAAAACCCACACATCCGCTCACGCCTCTATCCGACACTTCCAAAGGCCGCACACATTTGTTTCTACCCGATGAGCAAGGCTCGTCGTGACGGAGACAACTGGTATATGTTAGCGATGGATGAACGGAAAGACCTCATGTATCGTCACAGCATGATCGGTCGTAGCTATGCCGGTAAGATTCAGCAATTCATCGGTGGGTCAACAGGATTCGATGCATGGGAATGGGGCGTCACGCTCTTCGCTGAAGATTCACTTCAATTTAAGAAAATCGTCTACGAGATGCGCTTTGATGAAGTGAGTGCGAAATACGGTGAGTTCGGTGACTTCTACGTCGGGAACATCTTACCGAAAGAAAATTTGAGAACATTCTTTAGCGTATAA
- the trpB gene encoding tryptophan synthase subunit beta, with protein sequence MMYAQPVNGKFGQYGGKYIPETLMQAVEELEAAYEEAKQDPEFQERFSSLLREYVGRETPLYYASNLSRRLGTNVYLKREDLNHTGAHKINNTVGQALLAKRMGKQKVVAETGAGQHGVATATVCALLDLECTIFMGEVDVERQALNVFRMELLGAKVVPVKSGSRTLKDAVNEALRYWVKHVDDTHYVMGSVLGPHPFPQMVRDFQSVIGTETRRQILEQTGRLPDAVVACVGGGSNAMGMFYPFLNDESVALYGVEAAGSGIDTDKHAATLTKGEVGVLHGSLMYVLQDAAGQIEEAHSISAGLDYPGVGPEHSFLKDIERVRYAAVTDDEALDACLALSRQEGIIPALESSHALAYAETLAKTMGEDDTLVICLSGRGDKDVHTIREKVATR encoded by the coding sequence ATGATGTATGCACAACCAGTGAACGGAAAGTTTGGACAATACGGTGGAAAGTACATTCCGGAGACACTCATGCAGGCGGTCGAAGAATTGGAGGCTGCTTACGAAGAGGCGAAGCAAGACCCTGAGTTTCAAGAACGCTTCTCTTCCTTATTACGTGAATACGTAGGACGTGAGACGCCACTCTATTATGCGTCGAATCTAAGTCGTCGTCTTGGAACGAACGTCTATTTGAAACGAGAGGATCTGAACCATACCGGTGCCCATAAAATCAACAACACGGTTGGGCAAGCGCTCCTTGCGAAACGGATGGGGAAACAAAAAGTCGTCGCCGAGACGGGGGCCGGTCAGCACGGTGTCGCGACCGCGACGGTATGTGCATTACTCGACCTGGAATGTACCATCTTTATGGGGGAGGTCGACGTCGAGCGCCAAGCGTTGAACGTGTTTCGGATGGAATTGCTCGGAGCGAAGGTCGTTCCCGTCAAATCTGGAAGTCGCACGTTAAAAGATGCTGTCAATGAAGCGCTTCGTTACTGGGTCAAACACGTAGACGATACGCACTATGTGATGGGTTCCGTTCTCGGCCCGCATCCGTTCCCGCAGATGGTTCGTGATTTTCAAAGCGTAATTGGGACAGAGACACGCCGTCAAATCCTCGAACAGACGGGACGCCTTCCAGATGCCGTCGTCGCCTGTGTCGGTGGAGGGAGCAATGCGATGGGCATGTTCTATCCGTTTTTGAATGATGAGTCGGTCGCACTCTACGGTGTCGAGGCGGCAGGGAGCGGCATCGATACGGACAAACACGCGGCGACACTCACAAAAGGAGAAGTCGGTGTATTGCATGGGTCACTCATGTATGTGTTGCAAGACGCAGCGGGTCAAATCGAGGAGGCACATTCCATCTCAGCCGGACTCGATTATCCAGGGGTAGGACCAGAGCACAGCTTCTTGAAAGATATTGAACGGGTCCGTTACGCAGCCGTCACGGACGATGAGGCACTCGATGCATGTCTCGCACTCAGTCGACAAGAAGGAATCATACCTGCCTTAGAGTCTTCGCATGCTCTCGCTTACGCAGAAACGCTCGCGAAGACGATGGGAGAAGACGATACACTGGTGATTTGTTTATCTGGACGCGGAGACAAAGACGTCCACACAATCCGAGAGAAGGTGGCAACACGATGA
- the trpA gene encoding tryptophan synthase subunit alpha yields MKLETAIREREGAAFVPYIMAGDGGIERLIPTIVELEQMGATAIELGIPFSDPVADGPIIEAAGMRALEAGVTLEMVLNHLIEGNDRFTVPIVLMTYLNPVFRFGVQPFFDRANECGVSGVIIPDLPFEESLQLFSNVDRQEVAVIPLVTLTSSEARTASILEKAEGFVYAVTLKGTTGKTDVFPDKLLTHLTRLTEQSRVPVLAGFGVHRPEQVQTLGNACDGVVVGSFIVEALHEGRTGDVETLIRSAKQIHA; encoded by the coding sequence ATGAAACTAGAGACAGCGATTCGAGAGCGAGAAGGGGCGGCATTCGTTCCTTATATTATGGCTGGTGACGGAGGGATAGAACGACTCATCCCGACTATTGTTGAGCTAGAACAGATGGGGGCGACGGCGATCGAACTCGGAATCCCATTCTCTGATCCGGTGGCCGATGGACCGATCATTGAGGCGGCAGGAATGCGCGCTCTTGAAGCGGGTGTGACGCTTGAAATGGTGTTGAACCATTTAATAGAAGGAAATGATCGATTTACTGTGCCGATTGTCTTGATGACATACTTGAACCCGGTGTTTCGGTTCGGGGTCCAACCGTTCTTTGACCGGGCGAATGAGTGTGGGGTGAGCGGAGTCATCATTCCAGACCTTCCATTTGAAGAAAGTCTTCAATTGTTTTCGAACGTCGATCGCCAGGAAGTCGCAGTCATCCCACTCGTTACGTTGACGAGCAGCGAGGCACGGACGGCATCCATCTTAGAGAAGGCTGAAGGATTCGTCTATGCGGTCACACTCAAAGGCACAACAGGGAAGACTGATGTGTTCCCGGATAAACTACTCACCCATTTGACTCGATTGACAGAGCAGTCACGTGTTCCCGTCTTAGCAGGATTCGGGGTACATCGTCCGGAACAAGTGCAGACGCTTGGGAATGCATGTGACGGTGTCGTCGTCGGAAGCTTTATCGTCGAGGCACTTCATGAAGGGAGAACAGGCGACGTCGAGACGTTGATTCGTTCGGCAAAACAAATACACGCATAA